A genome region from Candidatus Abyssobacteria bacterium SURF_5 includes the following:
- a CDS encoding tyrosine--tRNA ligase, with product MKPEEQLEYLRRGTAEIITEEELLRKLRRSQETGKPLRIKAGFDPTAPDLHIGSAVVIRKMRHFQELGHEVIFLIGDFTGMIGDPSGRSETRKQLSREEVEENARTYQRQIYKILDPEKTRIAFNSEWCAKMSFEDVIGLASRYTVARILERDDFAKRMAANQPISVLELLYPLVQGYDSVALRADVELGGTDQTFNLLVGRVLQREYGQEPQVILTMPLLEGIDGIQKMSKSLGNHIGINEPPDQIYGKTMSIADELMWKYFELATEAPKPEIEDLRSRLETGQLHPKEVKRRLAREIVTLYYGPAVAAEAEEQFERVFARRELPEEMPHLTLRREELGNGKIWVVKLLVLAGLARSNAEGRRLIQQGGVRINQQEIHSDESDVEIKDGDVLQAGKRRFIRITLHE from the coding sequence TTGAAGCCGGAAGAACAACTGGAGTATCTTCGCCGGGGAACGGCGGAAATCATTACCGAAGAAGAATTACTCAGGAAGTTGAGGCGTTCACAGGAGACGGGAAAGCCGCTGAGAATAAAGGCAGGATTTGATCCCACGGCGCCGGATCTGCACATCGGCAGCGCCGTAGTCATTCGGAAAATGCGGCATTTCCAGGAACTCGGTCACGAGGTTATCTTTCTGATTGGGGACTTCACCGGGATGATTGGAGATCCGTCCGGCAGAAGCGAAACCAGAAAGCAATTGTCGCGCGAAGAGGTTGAGGAAAACGCTCGAACGTATCAACGGCAGATATACAAGATTCTCGATCCAGAGAAGACACGTATCGCGTTCAACAGCGAGTGGTGCGCAAAAATGAGCTTTGAGGACGTCATCGGGCTGGCTTCGCGTTACACTGTCGCTCGAATACTGGAGCGAGATGATTTTGCCAAAAGGATGGCGGCAAACCAACCCATCAGCGTTCTGGAGTTGCTCTATCCTCTGGTTCAAGGATATGATTCAGTCGCGCTGCGTGCGGACGTCGAATTGGGAGGCACCGACCAGACGTTCAATCTTTTGGTCGGGCGAGTCCTCCAGCGGGAATACGGTCAAGAGCCGCAGGTCATCCTCACGATGCCGCTGCTCGAGGGGATCGATGGCATCCAGAAGATGAGTAAGAGTTTGGGCAATCACATCGGTATCAATGAGCCGCCCGATCAGATTTATGGGAAGACGATGTCGATAGCTGATGAATTGATGTGGAAATATTTTGAGCTTGCGACCGAGGCGCCAAAGCCGGAAATCGAGGATTTACGGAGCCGTCTCGAAACAGGACAGTTGCATCCGAAAGAGGTGAAGAGGCGGCTTGCTCGAGAAATTGTTACTCTTTATTATGGTCCGGCGGTGGCCGCCGAGGCGGAGGAGCAGTTTGAGAGAGTATTCGCCAGGAGAGAGCTTCCCGAAGAGATGCCGCATCTGACTCTGAGACGCGAAGAACTCGGAAACGGCAAAATCTGGGTGGTGAAACTTCTGGTGCTTGCAGGTCTGGCGCGCTCGAATGCCGAAGGTCGCCGGCTGATTCAGCAGGGAGGCGTTCGAATCAATCAGCAGGAAATACATTCGGATGAAAGCGATGTCGAGATAAAGGACGGCGACGTGCTGCAGGCCGGAAAGAGGCGCTTCATTCGGATTACTCTTCATGAATGA
- the trxA gene encoding thioredoxin gives MASDKIVQVSDADFEEKVLKNNLPVVVDFWAEWCGPCRMVAPTLAELAGEVESKAVIAKMNVDENKKTPGQYNIHAIPTMIFFKKGKEVARLVGVETKNAIKAKIDEMM, from the coding sequence ATGGCCAGCGATAAAATCGTTCAGGTTTCGGATGCCGATTTTGAGGAGAAGGTGCTGAAAAACAACTTGCCGGTGGTCGTTGACTTTTGGGCGGAATGGTGCGGACCGTGCAGGATGGTGGCGCCAACGCTTGCTGAACTGGCGGGCGAGGTCGAGAGTAAGGCCGTTATCGCCAAGATGAATGTCGATGAAAACAAGAAGACGCCGGGGCAATACAATATTCATGCGATCCCGACGATGATCTTTTTCAAGAAAGGGAAAGAAGTTGCCCGGCTCGTCGGCGTGGAAACAAAGAACGCGATCAAGGCGAAAATAGACGAGATGATGTGA
- the amrA gene encoding AmmeMemoRadiSam system protein A, which yields MLSLEEQDFLIETARRTIIEYVTSARAPEVICNHARLNEKCGAFVTLHEKNGALRGCIGYVEPIKPLVQTIIDMSIACSTKDPRFSPVTEGELANLDLEISILSSLEEIDNPQKILIGTHGLLIKKEFATGLLLPQVAVEFGWDRYRFLRETCRKAGLATDDWKKPDSRLFIFSAQIFRASLL from the coding sequence TTGTTGAGTCTTGAAGAACAGGATTTCCTGATCGAGACAGCTCGAAGAACCATTATTGAATATGTGACTTCCGCACGGGCGCCGGAGGTCATTTGCAACCATGCGAGGCTCAATGAGAAATGCGGCGCATTCGTCACGCTGCACGAGAAGAATGGAGCTTTGAGGGGATGCATTGGGTATGTTGAGCCGATCAAGCCTCTGGTTCAGACGATTATCGATATGTCGATTGCCTGCTCGACGAAAGATCCGCGGTTTTCTCCGGTCACGGAAGGCGAGTTGGCAAACCTCGACCTGGAAATCTCCATATTGAGTTCCCTCGAAGAGATCGATAACCCCCAAAAAATTCTCATCGGCACACACGGCTTGCTCATCAAGAAAGAGTTCGCCACCGGGCTGCTTCTTCCCCAAGTAGCGGTCGAATTCGGCTGGGATCGCTATCGTTTTTTGCGGGAAACATGCCGGAAGGCCGGTCTGGCCACCGATGACTGGAAGAAACCCGACTCCAGGCTCTTTATCTTCTCCGCGCAAATATTTAGAGCGAGCCTTCTCTGA
- the amrB gene encoding AmmeMemoRadiSam system protein B: MPIRQQQASNFYSGASQAWIEKALRGFEVSKLEKAPVAGLVPHAGWEFSGAVAAKVYQSIKAYRTPDTVICFGTVHQNIPDNAIYCRGAWETPFGKMSVDEALADRLLQRLSGLAERNESAHEHEHSIEVQMPFLKYFFPEARAVPISILPDERAHLVGRRVGELVKEESYNALIIGTTDLTHYGDAYFFTRAGYGHEAHEWMKRNDARIIGLASALRDDEIVAEAESNRNACGAGAMAATAGAAKVFGCRAGQVVAYTTSYDMAPEREFRLGVGYVGMLFCA, encoded by the coding sequence ATGCCTATTCGGCAGCAGCAAGCCTCCAATTTTTATTCGGGCGCTTCGCAGGCATGGATCGAAAAGGCGTTGCGCGGCTTTGAGGTTTCAAAGCTGGAAAAGGCGCCCGTGGCCGGTCTGGTTCCCCATGCAGGCTGGGAGTTTTCGGGAGCGGTCGCGGCGAAGGTATATCAGTCGATAAAGGCCTACCGCACTCCCGATACAGTCATTTGCTTCGGGACTGTCCATCAGAACATCCCGGATAATGCCATCTATTGTCGGGGCGCATGGGAGACCCCCTTCGGCAAGATGTCAGTAGACGAAGCCCTTGCCGACCGGCTGCTCCAGAGGCTTTCCGGTCTGGCGGAGAGAAATGAAAGCGCGCACGAACACGAACATTCGATAGAAGTGCAGATGCCGTTTCTCAAGTACTTCTTTCCGGAAGCCCGGGCCGTGCCGATTTCGATATTGCCGGACGAGCGGGCTCACCTGGTGGGGAGGCGGGTGGGGGAACTGGTAAAAGAGGAGTCATACAATGCGCTTATTATAGGGACAACAGATCTGACTCATTATGGGGACGCCTACTTCTTCACGCGTGCCGGCTACGGTCATGAGGCTCACGAGTGGATGAAGCGAAATGATGCCAGGATCATCGGTCTTGCGAGCGCGTTGAGGGATGACGAAATCGTCGCCGAGGCCGAATCGAATCGGAACGCGTGCGGAGCAGGCGCAATGGCCGCGACGGCGGGCGCGGCGAAAGTTTTCGGGTGTCGGGCCGGGCAGGTTGTGGCCTACACAACCAGCTATGACATGGCGCCAGAGCGCGAATTCCGGCTCGGAGTCGGGTACGTCGGCATGCTCTTTTGCGCCTGA
- a CDS encoding AI-2E family transporter, which yields MQKPLENVWLRFVIVVLILGLLFWASYHLRGILISLVFAFIIAYIFDPIVDFFQAHRIPRTVTIALLLVLILGSIAGSLAVLVPEFVQETVQLAEIVQENIPMIQEKLEGKLEEYSGYPLTETVNQYLGRILEALQRNMPQVLNAMEGVLTGAVAYTVNIVGYIVNLILFAVVSVYLLKDFHLVVEKMEDLIPLHYRTTTLDIVEKVNLKLRGFFRGQLVVGTILAVIYFVGLTLVGVPYALLLALVGGYGQIIPYMGIVLAMIPAVLLALVKYGDFIHPLLAAAVYVIGQMLEGAVITPRVMAGKVGLHPVVIILSVLIFGKTLGFLGILIAVPLTTALIVLLQEVLVRYKKSSLYSPKALDYPGAGSGES from the coding sequence GTGCAAAAACCTTTGGAGAACGTGTGGCTCCGCTTCGTTATCGTAGTGCTCATTCTGGGTCTCTTGTTCTGGGCCAGCTATCATCTTCGGGGAATCCTCATCTCGCTTGTCTTCGCATTTATCATCGCATACATCTTCGACCCGATCGTCGATTTTTTTCAGGCGCACAGAATTCCGCGCACGGTGACTATAGCGCTGCTGCTGGTGCTAATTCTCGGATCGATTGCAGGCAGTCTCGCCGTCCTTGTTCCCGAGTTCGTTCAGGAGACGGTCCAACTGGCAGAGATCGTGCAGGAAAATATTCCGATGATCCAGGAGAAGCTGGAGGGCAAGTTGGAGGAATACAGCGGGTATCCTCTGACAGAGACGGTAAATCAGTATCTTGGGAGGATATTGGAAGCGCTGCAACGGAATATGCCCCAGGTTCTGAACGCCATGGAGGGGGTTCTTACCGGCGCCGTCGCATATACCGTTAACATCGTCGGCTACATCGTGAATCTGATTTTGTTCGCAGTGGTGAGCGTTTATCTGTTGAAGGACTTTCATCTGGTAGTCGAGAAAATGGAGGATCTTATTCCGCTCCACTACAGGACCACCACGCTCGATATCGTCGAGAAAGTGAATCTCAAGCTGAGAGGTTTTTTTCGAGGGCAACTGGTGGTGGGAACAATCCTGGCGGTCATTTACTTCGTCGGACTCACCCTTGTAGGGGTTCCGTACGCTCTGCTGCTTGCACTCGTTGGCGGCTATGGCCAGATTATTCCGTACATGGGGATCGTTCTGGCCATGATACCCGCGGTTCTGCTCGCCCTTGTAAAATACGGCGATTTTATTCATCCGCTGCTGGCTGCCGCGGTCTACGTGATCGGGCAGATGCTGGAGGGTGCGGTGATCACGCCGCGGGTGATGGCGGGCAAGGTGGGGCTGCATCCGGTGGTCATCATCCTCTCGGTTCTGATCTTCGGGAAGACACTTGGTTTCCTTGGCATCCTGATCGCGGTTCCTTTGACCACCGCCTTAATCGTGCTGCTGCAGGAGGTTCTTGTCCGCTACAAGAAATCCAGTCTGTACAGTCCGAAAGCGCTTGATTATCCCGGAGCCGGCTCGGGTGAATCATGA
- a CDS encoding exo-alpha-sialidase → MEKGRRRAVVAVLCLVLLFVAVGGPLLYWRFRQPSDLQVAPSLTMESWTAVPPDAHHSNTDLFRYKDSFLLVHATSPYHFASKKCRLVIRASADGRQWKKQAEIAVPGEDVRDPKFALIDGKLFLYFLNNAKFEPKPYTTSYCVSEDGINWTAPRQLANKGWLFWRPQTPDAKTFYVPAYWWEHGKATLFKSTDGIEWTEVGPIYSGDTIDETDAVFRPDGTLVMTGRLEMNPNYWGYGPQGHTLIGISSPPYTEWSLSRSYETRLDGPCLFQIGERTFAVGRRHVGGAKHMGSCWGRKRTSLYLVRPERLVFLSDLPSNGDTAYAGVVVNERNVLISYYSSPRNRDFFWLMGMFSNTAIEMAEVRIDSLNDLADARLAKL, encoded by the coding sequence ATGGAAAAAGGAAGGAGAAGAGCAGTGGTCGCAGTTCTTTGCTTGGTGCTTCTTTTCGTTGCGGTGGGCGGTCCGCTCCTGTACTGGAGGTTCCGGCAGCCGTCGGACCTGCAAGTTGCCCCTTCCCTCACAATGGAATCATGGACCGCGGTCCCGCCCGACGCTCATCATTCAAACACCGATCTCTTCAGATACAAGGACTCGTTCCTGCTGGTACATGCCACCTCGCCCTACCATTTTGCCTCAAAAAAATGCAGGCTCGTCATTCGGGCATCGGCCGACGGCAGGCAGTGGAAGAAACAGGCTGAAATCGCCGTGCCGGGAGAAGACGTGCGCGACCCGAAATTCGCCCTGATTGACGGAAAGCTCTTCCTCTATTTCCTGAACAATGCCAAATTCGAACCGAAACCGTATACTACCTCCTACTGCGTTAGTGAAGACGGCATCAACTGGACCGCTCCCCGACAACTGGCAAACAAGGGCTGGCTCTTTTGGCGCCCGCAAACGCCTGACGCAAAAACCTTCTACGTCCCCGCCTACTGGTGGGAGCACGGCAAGGCTACCCTGTTCAAATCCACCGACGGAATCGAATGGACCGAGGTCGGCCCCATCTATTCAGGCGACACCATTGATGAAACCGACGCCGTGTTCCGCCCCGACGGAACCTTGGTAATGACCGGCCGCCTCGAAATGAACCCAAATTATTGGGGCTATGGGCCGCAAGGACACACCTTGATCGGGATATCCTCTCCGCCGTATACCGAGTGGAGCTTGAGCCGCAGTTACGAAACCCGCCTCGATGGCCCATGTCTGTTTCAGATCGGCGAACGCACCTTTGCGGTCGGGCGCCGCCACGTCGGAGGCGCTAAGCATATGGGAAGCTGTTGGGGACGCAAGCGGACATCCCTCTATCTCGTCCGCCCCGAGCGCCTCGTGTTCCTCTCGGACCTCCCGAGCAATGGAGATACCGCCTATGCAGGCGTAGTGGTGAACGAACGAAATGTCCTCATCAGCTACTACTCAAGCCCGCGCAACAGAGACTTTTTCTGGCTGATGGGGATGTTCTCGAATACTGCAATTGAGATGGCCGAGGTCAGGATTGACTCTCTCAATGATCTGGCCGATGCGAGGCTCGCCAAGCTTTAA
- a CDS encoding 50S ribosomal protein L31 produces the protein MKKKIHPEYHDVLVTCACGNKIQTRSTKKDITIDICSNCHPFFTGKQKLVDTEGRVQRFRRRYNMKD, from the coding sequence GTGAAGAAAAAGATCCATCCGGAGTATCACGACGTACTGGTTACGTGCGCCTGCGGGAATAAGATACAGACACGTTCGACAAAGAAGGATATTACCATCGATATCTGCTCGAACTGTCATCCCTTCTTTACGGGCAAGCAGAAATTGGTGGACACTGAAGGACGCGTACAGAGATTTCGTCGCAGATATAACATGAAAGATTAG
- a CDS encoding FAD-dependent thymidylate synthase: protein MESSLKVKLLRYTPEPEKAVALSAKLCYSPVGIDKLAERIDQEETVQFLQRLTDMGHFSPLEHASFTFGIEGVSRATTHQLVRHRIASYSQQSQRYVKKKKQFDYITPPTIRKQPELRAKFERAMAGLQALYAEFLEKGTPAEDARYLLPNAAETKIIVSMNARELRLFFRQRCCTRAQWEIRHMAEEMLRLVQEVAPVLFAKCGPPCITGHCPEGEMSCGRAASFSAGEKTN from the coding sequence ATGGAAAGTTCACTCAAAGTGAAGCTGCTTCGCTACACGCCGGAGCCCGAGAAAGCGGTTGCTCTGTCAGCGAAGCTTTGTTACTCGCCGGTCGGCATCGACAAGCTTGCGGAGCGGATTGATCAAGAGGAGACGGTGCAGTTTCTTCAGCGGCTCACCGACATGGGCCATTTTTCGCCGCTCGAGCACGCCAGCTTCACCTTCGGAATCGAAGGCGTTTCACGCGCTACCACCCATCAACTGGTGCGGCACCGCATTGCGTCATACTCTCAGCAGAGCCAACGCTACGTAAAGAAGAAAAAGCAATTTGATTACATAACACCGCCGACCATTCGCAAGCAGCCAGAGCTCAGGGCGAAGTTCGAACGGGCGATGGCGGGTCTTCAAGCGCTTTACGCTGAGTTTCTGGAGAAAGGCACGCCGGCCGAGGATGCGCGGTACCTGCTTCCAAACGCGGCCGAAACGAAGATCATCGTTTCGATGAACGCACGGGAGCTGAGGCTTTTTTTCCGCCAACGCTGCTGCACGAGAGCGCAATGGGAGATCAGACATATGGCCGAGGAGATGCTGCGCCTGGTGCAGGAGGTAGCTCCTGTCCTGTTCGCGAAATGCGGACCTCCGTGCATCACCGGGCATTGCCCGGAAGGCGAGATGAGCTGCGGCCGGGCGGCTTCCTTTTCGGCGGGTGAGAAGACAAATTAA
- the prfA gene encoding peptide chain release factor 1 — MLDKLNKIEEKYQELNRLMSDPEIVGDPAAYQKLAGQHADLSIMVEKAELYRKLLQDLQAAEDMLRQEKDEELLRFAEEEKAQTEERLDVLERELKLLMAPRDEKDVKDVIMEIRAATGGEEAALFAADLFRMYTRYADGRRWRWEVLNSNPTGIGGMKEVIFSITGKEAYGYLKYESGVHRVQRVPATEAGGRIHTSTVTVAVLPEAEEVEVFIDPKDLKIDVFRSSGPGGQSVNTTDSAVRVTHLPTGLVVSCQDEKSQHKNKARALRVLRSRLLSEKERQQAQEISATRRSQVGTGERSERIRTYNYPQNRITDHRIGLTLYKLESILNGDLEEIIDELRLADQEAKMKAI, encoded by the coding sequence TTGCTGGATAAGCTGAACAAGATAGAAGAAAAATATCAGGAGTTAAACCGCCTGATGAGCGACCCCGAAATTGTGGGCGATCCGGCGGCGTATCAGAAGCTTGCCGGGCAGCACGCCGATCTCTCGATCATGGTGGAGAAGGCCGAGCTGTATCGAAAGCTATTGCAGGACTTGCAGGCAGCCGAGGATATGCTCCGTCAGGAGAAGGATGAAGAGCTTTTGCGTTTTGCCGAGGAGGAGAAGGCACAGACCGAAGAACGGCTGGACGTCCTGGAGCGAGAGCTGAAGTTGCTCATGGCGCCGCGGGATGAAAAGGATGTGAAGGACGTCATTATGGAGATCCGTGCGGCGACAGGCGGCGAAGAGGCGGCTCTTTTTGCGGCAGACCTTTTCCGGATGTACACGCGGTACGCAGATGGGAGGCGCTGGCGCTGGGAAGTACTGAACAGCAACCCGACCGGCATCGGCGGCATGAAGGAAGTGATCTTTTCCATTACGGGAAAAGAGGCATACGGATACTTGAAATACGAGAGCGGCGTTCATCGGGTGCAGCGTGTTCCGGCAACCGAGGCGGGCGGCAGAATTCATACCTCGACTGTCACAGTGGCGGTTTTACCGGAAGCCGAGGAAGTGGAAGTGTTCATTGATCCGAAGGACCTGAAGATCGATGTTTTTCGCTCATCCGGTCCGGGCGGGCAAAGCGTGAACACAACGGATTCGGCGGTGCGGGTTACGCATTTACCCACGGGACTGGTTGTAAGTTGCCAGGATGAGAAGTCCCAGCACAAGAACAAGGCGCGCGCGCTTCGGGTGCTGCGGTCGCGACTCCTCAGCGAGAAGGAGCGACAGCAGGCGCAGGAGATTTCCGCCACCCGGCGCAGTCAGGTCGGTACGGGCGAGCGGAGCGAGCGCATCCGAACATACAATTATCCTCAGAACCGAATCACCGATCATCGCATCGGGCTTACCCTCTATAAGCTGGAATCCATTTTGAATGGGGATCTTGAAGAAATTATCGATGAGTTGCGACTGGCCGATCAAGAGGCTAAAATGAAGGCGATCTAA
- the prmC gene encoding peptide chain release factor N(5)-glutamine methyltransferase yields the protein MRPERVFPKPSSHVIIIDILLQAEAVLRASSVSETPRLDAEVMLADVLGIDRSRLIASYSDWIDTSAAGQFQRRVERRARGEPVSYITGKREFMGLSFRVDGRVLIPRAETETLVEYVLHAHRESGIRQVLDVGTGSGCIAVSLAVYLADAVVYATDVSAVALEVARKNADIHRVERKIQFYQGFLFDGLPQELKGTFDVIVSNPPYIPDYEYPLLQKNVREFEPPEALRGGPDGLDCFRKLAGECPDWLAKDGMLAVELGEGQMQKASALLAEKERIEVVDIVRDLAGKQRVIVGRRKA from the coding sequence GTGCGTCCTGAGAGGGTTTTTCCAAAACCGTCATCGCACGTGATAATCATCGACATCCTCCTTCAAGCCGAGGCAGTTCTTCGGGCTTCCTCTGTTAGTGAAACTCCCCGCCTGGATGCCGAAGTCATGTTGGCTGATGTGCTCGGCATAGATCGTTCCCGCCTGATTGCTTCCTATTCCGACTGGATAGATACAAGCGCCGCCGGACAGTTTCAACGGCGGGTCGAACGGCGTGCGCGAGGCGAACCGGTATCTTACATAACCGGGAAGAGAGAATTCATGGGTCTCAGCTTCCGGGTGGACGGGCGGGTGCTGATTCCCCGCGCCGAGACCGAAACTCTTGTCGAATACGTCCTGCATGCTCACAGGGAGAGCGGGATTCGCCAGGTGCTGGACGTGGGAACCGGTTCGGGTTGTATCGCGGTTTCGCTTGCCGTTTATCTCGCGGACGCGGTGGTGTATGCGACCGATGTCTCGGCGGTCGCGCTCGAGGTCGCTCGAAAGAACGCCGATATCCACCGGGTTGAGCGCAAAATACAGTTTTACCAAGGCTTCTTGTTTGATGGGCTGCCGCAGGAGTTGAAGGGAACGTTTGATGTAATCGTTTCAAACCCGCCGTATATCCCCGATTACGAGTACCCGCTCCTGCAGAAGAATGTGCGTGAGTTTGAGCCGCCGGAGGCGCTGCGGGGTGGGCCGGACGGCCTTGACTGCTTTCGAAAGTTAGCCGGTGAGTGTCCGGACTGGCTCGCTAAAGATGGAATGCTGGCGGTCGAACTGGGGGAGGGCCAGATGCAGAAAGCCTCTGCCTTACTGGCAGAAAAGGAAAGAATCGAGGTCGTTGACATTGTTCGCGATCTGGCAGGGAAACAGCGGGTGATAGTGGGGCGAAGGAAGGCATGA
- a CDS encoding JAB domain-containing protein produces MIREMPSSERPRERLAKRGASSLKNSELLGILFRTGTKHMNAIELAESTLQKFNGSLGLLARANIDELCGCEGIGFAKAVEVQAAFELGRRLANEEIKNPIIKSPKDVARLMTPEMQSLDREHFKVLLLNTKNHVTQVHTVSMGSLNASVVHPRECFRPAIAAQAAAVILVHNHPSGDPEPSPEDISLTRRLVAAGDLLGIKVLDHVIIAGNRFASVMDKGVK; encoded by the coding sequence ATGATACGGGAAATGCCGTCGAGCGAGCGTCCACGCGAGCGGCTCGCGAAGCGTGGAGCGAGCTCCCTCAAAAATTCCGAGTTATTGGGAATCCTGTTTCGGACGGGCACGAAGCATATGAATGCCATCGAGCTGGCCGAAAGCACGCTGCAGAAATTCAATGGCTCGCTCGGATTGCTTGCGCGCGCAAACATCGATGAATTGTGCGGCTGCGAGGGGATAGGCTTTGCGAAGGCGGTCGAGGTGCAGGCGGCGTTCGAGTTAGGCCGGAGACTGGCGAACGAGGAAATTAAGAACCCGATCATAAAGTCGCCGAAGGACGTGGCTCGACTGATGACGCCGGAAATGCAGTCGCTGGACCGGGAACATTTTAAGGTCCTCTTGCTGAACACGAAGAACCATGTAACGCAGGTGCATACGGTATCAATGGGGTCTCTCAATGCGAGCGTGGTGCACCCGCGTGAGTGTTTTCGGCCGGCCATCGCCGCGCAAGCGGCGGCGGTGATCCTTGTTCACAATCATCCGAGCGGAGATCCGGAACCAAGCCCGGAGGATATCAGTCTGACGCGAAGACTCGTTGCTGCGGGCGATTTGCTTGGAATTAAGGTGCTTGATCATGTTATAATAGCAGGAAACAGATTTGCGAGTGTAATGGATAAAGGAGTGAAATAA
- a CDS encoding phosphatidylserine decarboxylase family protein — MKIPVAKEGYKILFACAALGIAGGFVHPALFAVGAFFGSFSLYFFRDPERSLQVLPGQIVAPADGKVVAIDEVQEREFLGMRCKRISIFLSIFNVHINRAPIGGRVEMVKYTPGKFAFANTIDASARNENNFIGIDGGDVRVAVKQIAGAVARRIICYCRPAQDIAAGERIGMIRFGSRTELYLPLDCEVLVAVGETVRGGISLVGAYDATIAKKA, encoded by the coding sequence ATAAAAATTCCGGTTGCAAAGGAAGGATATAAGATACTTTTCGCCTGTGCGGCGCTGGGTATAGCAGGTGGTTTTGTGCATCCGGCTCTTTTTGCCGTCGGTGCATTTTTTGGGTCGTTCAGCCTGTACTTCTTCCGGGACCCCGAGCGGTCGCTTCAGGTGTTGCCCGGTCAGATCGTTGCTCCGGCCGATGGAAAAGTGGTGGCCATCGACGAGGTGCAGGAGAGGGAGTTTCTGGGCATGCGCTGCAAGCGGATCAGCATCTTCCTTTCCATCTTTAATGTCCATATCAACCGCGCCCCGATCGGCGGCAGGGTTGAGATGGTCAAGTACACGCCGGGAAAATTTGCTTTTGCCAATACTATTGACGCGTCGGCGCGCAACGAAAACAACTTCATCGGGATCGATGGCGGCGACGTGCGGGTGGCGGTGAAACAAATAGCGGGCGCGGTCGCCCGGAGAATTATTTGCTACTGCCGCCCTGCTCAGGATATTGCCGCCGGCGAGCGGATCGGCATGATCAGATTCGGTTCCCGAACAGAATTGTATCTTCCGCTCGATTGTGAAGTTCTTGTGGCGGTAGGCGAGACGGTAAGAGGAGGCATAAGCCTCGTGGGGGCGTATGATGCGACGATCGCGAAAAAGGCGTAG
- the pssA gene encoding CDP-diacylglycerol--serine O-phosphatidyltransferase: MMRRSRKRRSRVNILPSLLTIGNMYMGLLSIVYTINGQFEIAGWLILVALLFDGSDGHIARLTKSASNFGKELDSLADVVTFGVAPAVLVYRSVLHNYQHIGAFIVTVYAITGALRLARYNIQSGSVVKSFTGLPIPGAGCLVAAIVLMKMKYETPLIEAYLPPFMAALMIALAFLMVSRIIYPKQEIFLVHRHRALQYTFILILIFSLVRLKPTLFVFVIFFSYALVGPLNYLARNRLFGGKLQLDQEEANAQ, translated from the coding sequence ATGATGCGACGATCGCGAAAAAGGCGTAGCAGAGTCAATATCTTGCCCAGTCTGCTGACAATCGGGAACATGTACATGGGCCTGCTCTCAATCGTGTACACGATAAATGGTCAGTTCGAGATAGCCGGTTGGCTGATTCTGGTAGCCTTGTTGTTTGATGGAAGCGACGGCCACATCGCCCGTCTCACCAAGAGCGCCAGCAATTTCGGCAAAGAACTGGATTCGCTGGCGGATGTGGTGACGTTCGGAGTAGCCCCGGCGGTGCTTGTCTACAGGAGCGTGCTTCACAATTATCAGCACATAGGCGCTTTTATTGTGACTGTTTACGCGATTACGGGCGCTCTTCGGCTGGCGCGTTACAATATTCAGAGCGGGTCGGTGGTGAAATCGTTTACCGGGCTGCCCATTCCGGGCGCAGGGTGCCTGGTGGCTGCGATTGTCCTGATGAAAATGAAGTATGAGACCCCGCTGATCGAGGCATATCTGCCGCCATTCATGGCTGCGCTTATGATCGCGCTTGCCTTCCTCATGGTAAGCCGGATCATCTATCCGAAGCAGGAGATATTTCTGGTACACCGGCACAGGGCGTTGCAGTATACCTTTATCCTGATCCTCATTTTCAGCCTTGTCAGATTGAAGCCGACTCTGTTTGTCTTTGTGATCTTCTTCTCTTATGCGCTGGTCGGCCCGCTCAATTACCTGGCGCGGAATCGTCTTTTCGGCGGCAAGCTGCAACTGGATCAGGAAGAGGCGAACGCGCAGTAA